Below is a window of Gammaproteobacteria bacterium DNA.
GGCCGTTAATCGACAAACTAACGAATCCATCCCCCACACCTTTTAACATGATTTCCATTGATTCTCAATTTAGTTCGATCAGTGTTACCACAGTTTAGTTAGCAACGGACGCCTCATCTCACCCCAATCTCCCCAACAAATCCTCTGCTCTGGTTGCCTTTCTGTAACAGGAATAAGATAGCGGGATGAACCGCCTACTGCTTCTGGTCAAGAAACATCTACTGCGTCTGATTAAGATAGCGTTAGCGGTGGCTGCGCTGATTCTTATTTACCATCTCGTTGACTGGCATGACAGCTATTCAGTTATCGCGACAGAAGACAAGATACAACAAAAGGAAGATGGAAAGATTCTCGGTGCGTGGAATGTCGATGTCGTACATTTTCTGGTCGATGGTGAAAATAAACCTAGGCTAATCAGTCGATCTTCTGCCTATTCAATTACGCCCAGCATTTTCACTTACCTGAGGAACCTGGATAAATCTCTCTTTGGTCTTGGAGCGGTTTTATTTCTGTTTTTTGTCCTCATCATCAACACCCGCTGGTGGTGGCTGTTGCGAGCAAATAAACTTGGAGTGAGGCTTCTTGAAGCACAGCGCTTTGGATGGATCGGTCTATTTTGCAGCAACGCAATGCCAGGTTCAGTGGGTGGCGACCTGATCAAGGCCGTCTACATCGTAGAACGCTGTTCCGGTGATCGCTTCCGTGCTGTGGTCTCGATTCTGGTTGATCGTATCATCGGCCTGTTGTCGCTGCTTTTGGCCTGTAGCATTGGCTGCCTATTCATCGTAACCCGATTTCCGGAGTTCGCATGGACTGTCTGGATATGCGCACTTAGTGTATTCGTCGGGTGCATCTTACTTCTGAGTCCTGGACTCCGCTCCCTGCTGCGATTCGAGATGCTAATCAGTCATTTACCCAAGCGATTAGGGAAGTTCGTGGCACAACTCGATGATGCAGTACTGCAGTATCGAGATAATCTCAAAGGAATCGGCTTGTGGCTCTTGGCCAGCCCACTGATCTATAGCTTGTTCATTGGCAGTGTAATTCTGATGGCCCAAGCCATCGGAGTTGGATTACCTTGGACCGATTACTTATCTATTGTCCCGGTCGCAATGGTCGTACAGGCAATTCCTTTAATGCCGGGTGGCTGGGGTATTGGCGAGTTAGCCTATGGCACTCTGATTGCTGAGTTCGGTGTGGAAACCTTGCCAGGTGTGCCGGATGCTGAGCAGATTATGCGTACCCGCGGTGTTGCACTTTCAGTAGTACATCGGATACACGTCATGGCTTGGTCTTTGTTAGGTGGACTGTTAATGCTGTGGGATCGTCAACTGCACAGAAATAAAATGTGAGTATCCCAAAACCCATCTACACATACCTCCTGGGTTTAAGATAACGGGATGAAACAAGTCGAAGAAGCCAATAAATCTAAACTTCTCTATTGCTCATTTTGCAAGAAGAGCCAGCACGAAATCCTGCTTCTGATCTCAGGACCTGAAGCATATAT
It encodes the following:
- a CDS encoding flippase-like domain-containing protein, whose amino-acid sequence is MNRLLLLVKKHLLRLIKIALAVAALILIYHLVDWHDSYSVIATEDKIQQKEDGKILGAWNVDVVHFLVDGENKPRLISRSSAYSITPSIFTYLRNLDKSLFGLGAVLFLFFVLIINTRWWWLLRANKLGVRLLEAQRFGWIGLFCSNAMPGSVGGDLIKAVYIVERCSGDRFRAVVSILVDRIIGLLSLLLACSIGCLFIVTRFPEFAWTVWICALSVFVGCILLLSPGLRSLLRFEMLISHLPKRLGKFVAQLDDAVLQYRDNLKGIGLWLLASPLIYSLFIGSVILMAQAIGVGLPWTDYLSIVPVAMVVQAIPLMPGGWGIGELAYGTLIAEFGVETLPGVPDAEQIMRTRGVALSVVHRIHVMAWSLLGGLLMLWDRQLHRNKM